The following nucleotide sequence is from Nitratidesulfovibrio termitidis HI1.
CGGGTGTCGCGACACCTCAAGATACTGACTGGGGCGGGGCTGCTGGTCTCGCGTCGCGACGGGTTGTGGGTGTTCTACGCCGCCCCGGCGGAAGGTGAGGGCCGCGACTTTCTGGACGCGGTGGCCCCCTTCATAGCCGAGGACATGACCCTGCAGGGCGACATGGCCATGGCCGAGAAGATCATCGAGGAACGGGCGCTGAAGACCCGCCAGTTCTTCAACGCCATTGCAGAGGACTGGGACGAACTGAACCGCGAGGTGCTGGGCGGGTTCGATCTGGCGGGCGCGGTGGCGGAAGCCATGCCTGCCGCCAGCGCGGATGGCGTGCCCGGCTGCCGCGTGGCCGTGGACCTGGGCTGTGGCACGGGCACCGTGCTGGAGCGCATGCTGCCCCGCGCGCAAGAGGTCATTGGCGTGGACGGTTCTCCGCGCATGCTGGAAATGGCCCGCCGCCGCCTGTCCGACGCCGGGGCGCGCGTATCCCTGCGCATCGGCGAACTGGATCACCTGCCCCTGCGCGACGGCGAGGCGGACTTTGCCTCCATCAACATGGTGCTGCACCATCTGTCGGAACCGGTGGCGGCCCTGCGCGAGATTGGCCGCACCCTGCGCACCGGCGGGCTGCTGTTCCTCAGCGATTTCGACCACCACGACAACGAACGCATGCGCACCGACTATGGTGACCGCTGGCTCGGCTTCGACCGGGCCGCGCTGACGGCCCGCCTTTCCGAGGCGGGCTTTGTCGTGCGCCGGGCCGACCTGCGCGAGGTGAGCAAGGGCCTGTCGCTGCACCTGATCGTGGCGGAGAAGTCGTAGTCGGCGCGGCTGGCCCCGGCTTGATGGAATCGGCCAGTTCCGGCCAGTTCCGGTCGGAGCCGGCCAGCAGAAATACGTCGCCCATCGACAACTATA
It contains:
- a CDS encoding ArsR/SmtB family transcription factor, with the protein product MSAALDYFKALSDDTRMRLMHVLNKHELNVNELVSILEMGQSRVSRHLKILTGAGLLVSRRDGLWVFYAAPAEGEGRDFLDAVAPFIAEDMTLQGDMAMAEKIIEERALKTRQFFNAIAEDWDELNREVLGGFDLAGAVAEAMPAASADGVPGCRVAVDLGCGTGTVLERMLPRAQEVIGVDGSPRMLEMARRRLSDAGARVSLRIGELDHLPLRDGEADFASINMVLHHLSEPVAALREIGRTLRTGGLLFLSDFDHHDNERMRTDYGDRWLGFDRAALTARLSEAGFVVRRADLREVSKGLSLHLIVAEKS